The following proteins come from a genomic window of Bartonella apihabitans:
- a CDS encoding membrane-bound PQQ-dependent dehydrogenase, glucose/quinate/shikimate family, with protein MTNWKIWTLRVLGIIALLLGLALTIGGIWLIALGGSWFYAIAGIAMMVIGIDVFRRRATALWVAYGLLIVDLLWAFWEVGFDFWQLVPRIMVFLVFALVVSIISPALLKKNGAKSFSAMFATISSVVLAIAVVAVLANMPRPHALVTASGEKSPVVYEDAGKDSGNDWPAWGRNTKGNRYAQFDQINKSNVKDLKVAWTYHTGDLAIDGAEYQVTPLKVDDTVYLCTPLNKIIALDATTGTEKWKYDPKPKIFQSTKGWKRCRGVGYTDLTEQYEQAAANHSASNGDNENSSNSQAALPTVCRKRIVVTTIDARLFTLDAETGKLCDGFGDNGFVDLTVGLTKEPPTSDQGSYNITSAPLVAEGVIVVGGRLNDNLTVGEPSGVVRGFDAITGKILWAWDAARGAKDSTPLPAGQTYAPETPNFWGTAAYDPKLHLVYFPTGNQTPDFWTGNRHPYSDEYNDSIVAVDIKTGKEAWHFRTANRDQFDYDVSSQPILYDLPRPDGSVVPVVIQLTKRGEIFVLDRRNGQPVYPVEQRAVATDAMPGMNVAPTQPFSALSVGTERLKESDMWGATIFDQLVCRIAFKSMRWEGEWTPLSDKKRTLIFPGYYGGMNWGGGAIDAATGTLIVNDIRMAQWGRFIKQDVAVKIGLKPTTEGEYSTQTGTPWGVERSMFVSPLGIPCFKPPFGSLTAIDLVTGKTKWQVPLGSVQDAPVHGFVPGVYIPIGMPTMGGPLVTGGGLTFFHGSLDYYIRAFDSDTGKELWRGRLPVGGQGAPMSYIGKDGKQYIVAVVGGATRTGTNKNRSDLVIAYSLPDKK; from the coding sequence ATGACAAATTGGAAAATCTGGACGCTACGCGTCCTTGGGATCATTGCCCTCTTATTGGGGCTAGCACTCACCATTGGCGGTATCTGGCTCATAGCACTAGGCGGCTCCTGGTTTTATGCCATCGCCGGTATAGCCATGATGGTGATCGGCATTGACGTTTTCAGACGTCGTGCTACGGCTTTATGGGTTGCCTATGGGCTGCTCATTGTTGATCTTTTATGGGCATTTTGGGAAGTCGGCTTCGATTTTTGGCAACTTGTGCCAAGAATTATGGTATTTCTCGTTTTTGCTTTGGTCGTTTCTATTATTTCACCGGCATTGCTCAAGAAAAATGGCGCAAAGTCGTTTTCCGCAATGTTCGCAACGATCAGTTCTGTGGTCCTTGCCATTGCTGTCGTTGCGGTTCTCGCCAATATGCCGCGTCCGCATGCATTGGTAACCGCAAGTGGTGAAAAGTCGCCTGTTGTCTATGAAGACGCAGGAAAGGACAGCGGAAATGATTGGCCTGCATGGGGTCGCAACACCAAAGGCAACCGTTATGCCCAATTCGACCAGATAAACAAATCCAACGTCAAGGATTTGAAAGTTGCCTGGACTTATCATACAGGCGATCTTGCAATCGACGGTGCAGAATATCAGGTCACGCCACTCAAAGTGGATGACACGGTTTACCTTTGCACACCGCTCAACAAGATTATTGCACTTGATGCAACAACCGGCACTGAAAAATGGAAATATGATCCGAAGCCAAAAATCTTCCAGAGTACAAAAGGCTGGAAGAGATGCCGTGGCGTTGGCTATACGGACCTCACAGAGCAGTATGAACAGGCTGCTGCCAATCATTCAGCATCAAACGGTGATAACGAAAACAGCAGCAATAGTCAGGCTGCCCTTCCGACAGTTTGCCGTAAACGTATTGTTGTAACCACAATTGACGCACGTCTCTTCACACTTGACGCTGAAACCGGCAAGCTTTGTGACGGCTTTGGCGACAATGGTTTTGTTGACCTGACTGTTGGTCTTACAAAAGAACCGCCTACAAGTGATCAAGGCTCGTACAATATCACCTCCGCTCCGCTTGTTGCCGAAGGTGTGATCGTTGTTGGTGGACGGTTGAACGATAACCTGACGGTTGGTGAACCTTCCGGCGTTGTCCGTGGTTTTGATGCCATTACCGGTAAAATTCTCTGGGCATGGGATGCAGCACGCGGTGCAAAAGACAGCACTCCGCTTCCTGCCGGTCAGACCTATGCGCCTGAAACACCGAATTTCTGGGGCACGGCCGCCTATGATCCGAAGCTTCACCTTGTCTATTTCCCGACAGGTAACCAGACTCCGGACTTCTGGACAGGCAATCGCCACCCCTATTCGGATGAATATAACGACTCTATCGTTGCGGTAGACATAAAAACAGGTAAGGAAGCATGGCATTTCAGAACTGCCAATAGAGATCAGTTCGACTATGACGTTTCTTCCCAGCCTATTCTTTATGACCTCCCAAGACCTGATGGTTCCGTTGTACCGGTTGTTATCCAATTGACAAAACGTGGCGAGATATTCGTTCTTGACCGCCGCAATGGCCAACCGGTCTATCCGGTCGAGCAACGCGCTGTCGCCACAGATGCGATGCCGGGCATGAATGTTGCACCGACACAACCCTTCTCGGCTCTTTCAGTTGGTACTGAAAGACTTAAAGAATCCGATATGTGGGGTGCTACCATCTTCGATCAACTCGTTTGCCGTATCGCATTCAAATCGATGCGTTGGGAAGGCGAATGGACACCATTGTCGGATAAGAAACGTACTCTTATTTTCCCCGGCTATTATGGTGGCATGAACTGGGGTGGCGGCGCAATCGATGCTGCAACCGGTACGCTTATCGTCAATGATATCCGCATGGCACAATGGGGCCGTTTCATTAAACAGGATGTCGCTGTAAAAATCGGTTTGAAACCGACCACAGAAGGCGAATATTCAACGCAAACCGGCACTCCTTGGGGTGTTGAACGTTCGATGTTCGTTTCTCCGCTCGGTATACCGTGCTTTAAACCGCCATTTGGTTCATTGACTGCTATCGACCTTGTTACCGGAAAAACAAAATGGCAGGTTCCGCTTGGCTCTGTTCAGGATGCACCGGTTCACGGATTTGTTCCCGGCGTTTATATCCCGATTGGAATGCCGACAATGGGTGGACCGCTTGTTACCGGCGGTGGATTGACCTTCTTCCATGGTTCGCTTGATTATTACATCCGTGCATTTGATAGCGACACCGGTAAAGAACTATGGCGCGGTCGCCTGCCCGTTGGTGGACAAGGTGCACCAATGTCATATATCGGCAAAGATGGAAAACAGTATATCGTTGCCGTTGTGGGTGGTGCCACACGCACAGGAACCAACAAAAACCGTTCCGATCTGGTAATCGCCTACAGTTTGCCGGATAAAAAATAA